One Amblyomma americanum isolate KBUSLIRL-KWMA chromosome 8, ASM5285725v1, whole genome shotgun sequence DNA window includes the following coding sequences:
- the LOC144102179 gene encoding uncharacterized protein LOC144102179, with the protein MAENVGVACLYFVHFLSYSFLTDFAKFRTTPAPPPSTVTSTEPMKATALGRFPPIWRDRPATTISLGTTPLQEATTERSSLSTRWHSYNGALYEMRQDPTASQGRMSGETEGPLPNFEAVSMPRSTGFEQTQSKAKSRGNGIKVIESGGIGSGTTSSSTDGRRRGLLALPLPTKVYGPGPRSLLCLVAGGGVRRGPPLRECSHLVLGDQVLDLQHRVIKPAWRGNAHLLCLTMPYLASFTNPSSGLQLTLELSKQG; encoded by the exons ATGGCAGAAAATGTAGGGGTTGCCTGCCTTTACTTTGTGCattttctttcttattctttcCTCACAGATTTCGCCAAGTTTCGAACAACACCAGCGCCGCCTCCGTCAACAGTGACCAGCACAGAGCCGATGAAAGCAACCGCGTTGGGGCGCTTTCCACCCATCTGGCGCGACCGGCCGGCAACAACGATCAGCCTTGGCACCACGCCACTTCAAGAAGCGACCACGGAAAGAAGCTCGCTGTCCACCAGGTGGCATTCCTACAACGGTGCCCTCTACGAAATGCGACAGGACCCCACTGCTTCTCAAGGTCGAATGAGCGGTG AGACGGAAGGGCCCCTCCCCAACTTCGAAGCCGTGAGCATGCCTCGTTCTACCGGATTCGAGCAGACACAGTCCAAGGCGAAGTCACGAGGCAACGGGATCAAGGTCATCGAGTCGGGTGGAATCGGCAGcggcaccaccagcagcagcactgaCGGCCGCCGTAGAGGTCTGCTGGCCCTGCCCTTGCCCACCAAGGTGTACGGTCCAG gGCCCCGCTCCCTGCTGTGCCTGGTGGCGGGCGGTGGAGTGCGTCGCGGCCCTCCTCTGAGAGAGTGCTCTCACCTGGTGTTGGGGGATCAGGTGCTCGACCTGCAGCATAGGGTCATCAAGCCGGCCTGGAGGGGTAACGCGCACCTGCTTTGTCTCACTATGCCATACTTAGCCAGCT TCACAAATCCTTCCAGTGGCCTGCAGCTCACTTTGGAGCTCTCCAAGCAAGGGTGA